In a genomic window of Methylobacter sp. YRD-M1:
- the mazG gene encoding nucleoside triphosphate pyrophosphohydrolase has product MLKNTQNLLNIMSRLRHPEHGCEWDVKQDFYSLIPYTIEEAYEVADAIERNDLDDLRSELGDLLLQVVFHSRIAEERGLFDFEQVAAAICEKLVRRHPHVFSDAVFTSDEERKQAWEQAKALERQQKNKAVEQDSVLSGVAINLPALVQCEKIQNRAASHGFDWPEVLPVFDKVMEELDEVKEAWHSGDQAHIQEEVGDLLLVAVNLARHLKVNPEIALKESTKKFSRRFQYIEQQVQASGRDLRDCELAELDVFWNEAKAALKK; this is encoded by the coding sequence ATGCTGAAAAATACGCAAAACCTGTTGAACATCATGTCCCGCCTGCGCCACCCTGAACACGGCTGCGAGTGGGACGTCAAACAGGATTTTTACAGTTTGATCCCTTATACGATCGAAGAAGCCTATGAAGTCGCCGATGCGATAGAGCGTAACGATCTGGATGATCTGCGCTCGGAACTGGGCGACCTGCTGCTGCAGGTGGTTTTCCATTCCCGCATCGCCGAGGAGCGCGGCCTGTTCGATTTCGAGCAGGTCGCGGCGGCAATCTGCGAGAAACTGGTGCGCCGGCATCCCCATGTTTTTTCGGATGCGGTCTTTACCAGCGATGAGGAACGCAAACAGGCCTGGGAGCAGGCGAAAGCCCTGGAACGACAGCAGAAGAACAAGGCAGTGGAACAGGACAGCGTTTTATCAGGCGTGGCCATTAATCTGCCGGCCCTGGTGCAATGCGAGAAAATCCAGAACCGCGCCGCCAGCCACGGCTTTGACTGGCCCGAGGTGCTGCCGGTTTTCGATAAAGTCATGGAAGAGCTGGACGAAGTCAAGGAAGCCTGGCACTCTGGCGATCAGGCGCATATCCAGGAGGAAGTCGGCGACTTGCTTTTAGTGGCCGTGAATCTGGCGCGGCATTTAAAGGTTAATCCCGAAATCGCGCTCAAGGAGAGCACGAAAAAATTCTCCAGGCGTTTTCAATACATTGAGCAACAGGTCCAGGCATCAGGCCGCGATCTGAGAGACTGCGAGCTGGCCGAACTGGATGTTTTCTGGAATGAGGCGAAAGCGGCCTTGAAAAAATAA